The Vicia villosa cultivar HV-30 ecotype Madison, WI linkage group LG1, Vvil1.0, whole genome shotgun sequence genome includes a region encoding these proteins:
- the LOC131612842 gene encoding uncharacterized protein LOC131612842, with protein sequence MDCTPTQKVRYGTHMLAKEADDWWLETRRRLEAHGEEITWIAFRMEFLRKYFPEDVRGKKEIEFLELKQGNKSVVEYAAKFGELAKFYQYYDGPNGEFSKCIKFENGLRPEIKKAVSYQKIRIFVDLVDSCRIYEEDNNAHYRVINEKRGKNQQSREKPYDAGKGKQRVAHGHKTSGGDAPARVVCFKCGRPGHKSDVCTADVKRCYRCGKTGHMSSACKHKDVVCFNCGAEGHIDSQCQKPKKTAVGGKVFALSGTQTSSEDGLVRGDSH encoded by the coding sequence ATGGATTGCACTCCTACACAGAAGGTTAGATATGGCACTCATATGCTGGCTAAGGAAGCGGATGATTGGTGGCTTGAGACCCGTAGGAGGTTAGAGGCTCATGGTGAGGAGATCACTTGGATTGCatttcgcatggagttcttaaggaaatactttcctgaggatgtccgtggtaagaaggagattgaattccttgagctgaaacaagggaacaagtctgttgtggagtatgctgctaagtttggtgagctggctaagttttaccaatactatgatggtccgaatggtgagttttccaagtgtatcaagtttgagaatgggttgcgtccagaAATCAAGAAAGCGGTCAGTTACCAGAAGATCCGTATTTTTGTTGATTTGGTTGATAGTTGTCGGATTTATGAGGAGGACAACAACGCTCATTATCGTGTTATTAATGAGAAGAGgggcaagaatcaacaaagtCGTGAGAAACCATATGATGCTGGTAAAGGGAAGCAAAGAGTTGCTCATGGTCATaagactagtgggggagatgctcctgctagggttgtatgcttcaagtgtggtcgaCCTGGTCATAAGAGCGATGTTTGTACTGCTGATGTGAAGAGGTGTTACCGTTGTGGTAAGACGGGACATATGTCATCTGCTTGTAAGCATAAGGATGTTGTTTGCTTTAACTGTGGTGCGGAGGGACATATTGATAGCCAgtgtcagaagccaaagaagACAGCTGTAGGTGGTAAAGTGTTCGCTTTGTCAGGAACTCAGACATCTAGTGAGGATGGCCTTGttagag